The following are from one region of the Melitaea cinxia chromosome 7, ilMelCinx1.1, whole genome shotgun sequence genome:
- the LOC123655168 gene encoding uncharacterized protein LOC123655168: protein MRNFLPTPTKVALAQSLPHPILNYADTCYLDLREDQLNKLERLQNLCIRFIYGLRKYDHVSEFRAKLKWLPIRLRRNTHVLSLLYSILFNPILPSYLKERFEFLCDSHNRSLRSSENLTLKIGKHSTAFYSKSFCIEAARLWNTLPFHIRRATSLESFKKKVKEHYLRL from the coding sequence atGCGTAATTTTCTTCCTACTCCTACTAAAGTTGCTCTTGCCCAATCTCTTCCTCATCCTATCCTTAATTAcgctgacacttgctatctaGACTTAAGGGAGGATCAACTAAACAAACTTGAGCGTCTCCAAAACCTCTGTATTCGGTTCATATATGGTCTTCGCAAGTACGACCACGTCTCTGAGTTCCGTGCgaaactcaagtggcttcctatacgtctgcgcaggaatactcatgtgCTATCTCtcctatattctatattatttaatcccATCCTTCCGTCTTATTTGAAAGAAcgctttgagtttctctgtgacTCACACAATAGATCACTTCGTTCTAGTGAAAATCTTACTTTGAAAATCGGCAAACACTCTACTGCCTTCTACAGCAAGTCGTTCTGCATTGAGGCTGCACGGTTATGGAATACTCTCCCATTTCACATTAGACGTGCAACATCACTGGAATCTTTCAAAAAGAAGGTTAAGGAACACTACTTAAGACTTTGA